One Glutamicibacter mishrai genomic window carries:
- a CDS encoding MGMT family protein: MTDAEVPSQLDYVQAVHQLAQLIPSGAVLSYGDVAELLGSGGPRQVGKAMATAPDGTPWWRVTRADGGMAEPLLPRARVHWDEESLARPDRRVEIKKLRWNPTESQWHKIDILRLSLGNPKMSALDDEL, translated from the coding sequence ATGACAGATGCCGAAGTGCCGAGCCAGCTCGATTACGTTCAAGCGGTGCACCAGCTGGCGCAGCTGATTCCTTCCGGAGCAGTCCTCAGCTACGGCGACGTTGCTGAGCTACTTGGCAGTGGAGGTCCACGCCAAGTAGGCAAGGCCATGGCCACCGCCCCCGACGGCACCCCATGGTGGCGAGTCACAAGAGCGGACGGAGGCATGGCGGAGCCGCTGCTGCCTAGAGCCCGTGTCCATTGGGATGAGGAAAGCCTTGCCCGCCCGGACCGTCGCGTCGAAATCAAGAAACTTCGCTGGAACCCTACGGAGTCCCAATGGCACAAGATAGATATCCTCAGACTGTCACTGGGCAACCCCAAAATGTCCGCATTGGATGATGAACTATAA
- a CDS encoding 3'-5' exonuclease, with product MNEWHKGLAIGFDLETTGVDTTTARIVTASVVLLDEQGNVVNRREWLVNPEVEIPEAATAVHGISTEKARAEGAPAKQSVQEILQLLMFASEQSPIVAFNASYDFSVLYHEAVRYDLPPFFPGNVIDPFIIDKQVDKFRKGKRTLAAACEFYGVVLENAHTSLADAIACVAVARQIGERYPQLQVDPQVLHGWQIGWAREQAKSFQAYLRKTKPEAVVDGAWPIMEG from the coding sequence ATGAATGAATGGCATAAGGGCCTTGCAATTGGCTTTGACTTGGAAACTACCGGCGTTGACACCACTACGGCACGTATCGTGACCGCATCGGTCGTATTGCTGGACGAGCAAGGCAATGTCGTCAACCGTCGCGAGTGGCTGGTCAATCCCGAGGTGGAGATTCCCGAGGCGGCGACCGCGGTCCACGGAATTTCCACGGAAAAGGCCAGGGCCGAAGGCGCACCGGCAAAGCAGTCAGTCCAGGAAATATTACAGCTGTTGATGTTCGCCTCGGAGCAGTCCCCCATTGTTGCGTTTAACGCTTCCTACGACTTCTCGGTGCTCTACCACGAGGCTGTCCGCTACGATCTGCCGCCATTCTTCCCCGGAAATGTCATCGACCCATTCATCATTGACAAGCAGGTCGACAAGTTCCGCAAGGGGAAACGCACTCTGGCTGCGGCGTGCGAGTTCTACGGAGTCGTACTGGAGAATGCCCACACTTCTTTGGCAGACGCCATTGCCTGCGTGGCTGTTGCGCGGCAAATCGGCGAACGGTACCCGCAGCTGCAGGTTGATCCCCAAGTGCTGCACGGCTGGCAAATTGGCTGGGCCCGCGAACAGGCAAAAAGCTTCCAGGCCTACCTACGGAAGACGAAACCTGAGGCCGTAGTCGACGGCGCATGGCCGATCATGGAGGGATAG